One stretch of Qipengyuania gelatinilytica DNA includes these proteins:
- the fabD gene encoding ACP S-malonyltransferase — translation MTAFIFPGQGSQKVGMGVELAEASVHAREVFEEVDEALKQKLSSVMKDGPESELTLTSNAQPAIMANSIATLRVLEKEFGIALADKADCVAGHSLGEYSALCAAGAFGLAETAKLLRLRGIAMQDAVPIGVGAMAALLGADIEKATALAEAAAEGQVCEVANDNDPTQVVISGHAEAIDRAIELAKEHGIKRGIKLPVSAPFHCSLMEPAAQRMKIALDETSPGAFTVPLFANVTAARVIDPADEQALLVDQVTGRVRWRESVLAMREAGVERFVELGGKVLGPMVGRIDKDAATVSLVTMEDLETFAKENG, via the coding sequence ATGACTGCATTCATCTTCCCCGGCCAGGGCAGCCAGAAAGTCGGCATGGGCGTCGAGCTCGCCGAAGCCAGCGTCCACGCACGCGAGGTCTTCGAGGAAGTCGACGAGGCGCTGAAGCAGAAGCTGTCCTCGGTGATGAAGGACGGCCCGGAAAGCGAACTCACGCTGACCTCCAACGCCCAGCCTGCAATCATGGCGAATTCGATCGCCACCCTGCGCGTGCTGGAGAAGGAATTCGGCATCGCACTGGCCGACAAGGCCGATTGTGTCGCGGGCCACTCGCTCGGCGAATATAGCGCGCTGTGTGCCGCTGGTGCTTTCGGTCTTGCCGAAACCGCCAAGCTGCTGCGCCTGCGCGGTATCGCGATGCAGGACGCCGTTCCCATCGGTGTCGGCGCCATGGCCGCGCTGCTCGGTGCCGATATCGAGAAGGCAACGGCGCTCGCAGAAGCAGCCGCCGAGGGCCAGGTGTGCGAAGTGGCGAACGACAACGACCCGACACAGGTCGTCATCTCGGGTCACGCAGAAGCGATCGACCGCGCCATCGAGCTGGCCAAGGAACACGGTATCAAGCGCGGCATCAAGCTGCCCGTTTCCGCGCCCTTCCATTGCTCGCTCATGGAGCCTGCGGCCCAGCGCATGAAGATCGCGCTCGACGAGACGTCGCCCGGTGCGTTCACCGTACCGCTCTTCGCCAATGTGACTGCAGCCCGCGTGATCGATCCGGCCGATGAGCAGGCCCTGCTCGTCGACCAGGTCACCGGTCGCGTACGCTGGCGCGAAAGCGTGCTCGCCATGCGCGAAGCCGGCGTCGAACGCTTCGTCGAACTCGGCGGCAAGGTGCTCGGCCCCATGGTCGGCCGGATCGACAAGGACGCTGCCACGGTCAGCCTCGTCACGATGGAAGACCTTGAAACTTTTGCGAAGGAAAACGGATAA
- a CDS encoding glutamate ligase domain-containing protein, giving the protein MTDFPSPDELFTRPFFFVGIGGSGMLPLAQILKGRGATVAGSDRSFDQGRTPEKFAALEKQGFELHPQDGSGIISGDQIVVASAAIEDTVPEIGKANDLGCLRLTRAELNSILFNTSGAGIAVAGTSGKSTVTGMLGWIMEATGRAPTIMNGAVMKNFVSPERPFASAVVGGQSLYVSEVDESDGSIALYRPAVGVLLNVSLDHKSMEELRQLFGDYLSRSRISVINADDAEALALLPQAKETITFGVEQEKAQIGIMPGSIAEGPVRQAAMVVDRHDASQHALRLNMPGRHNLSNALAAIAGAAAAGVPVSASVEALASFEGLARRFDIVGTNHAAITVIDDFGHNPEKCGATLRTLRSHPGRVLAFFQPHGYGPLRQMGTELAEVFASELAEEDIVLMCDPVYFGGTVDRSEGSERIVRLIEDAGQAAEYIPERKSIEDRLVNLARPGDRIVIMGARDDTLSEFARRLFSRLA; this is encoded by the coding sequence ATGACCGACTTCCCCAGCCCCGATGAACTTTTCACCCGCCCGTTCTTCTTCGTCGGCATCGGCGGGTCCGGAATGCTGCCCCTCGCACAGATCCTGAAAGGACGCGGGGCGACCGTTGCAGGTTCGGATCGAAGCTTCGACCAGGGCCGCACGCCGGAGAAATTCGCAGCGCTCGAGAAGCAAGGCTTCGAGCTTCATCCGCAGGACGGCAGCGGCATCATTTCGGGCGACCAGATCGTGGTCGCCTCGGCCGCGATCGAGGACACCGTGCCGGAAATCGGCAAGGCGAACGATCTTGGATGCCTGCGCCTGACGCGTGCCGAACTGAACTCCATCCTGTTCAACACCAGCGGTGCCGGGATCGCGGTGGCCGGGACCAGCGGCAAGTCGACCGTGACCGGAATGCTCGGCTGGATCATGGAAGCCACCGGACGCGCCCCGACCATCATGAACGGCGCGGTGATGAAGAACTTCGTCTCGCCCGAGCGTCCCTTTGCCAGCGCGGTGGTCGGCGGGCAGAGCCTCTATGTCAGCGAGGTCGACGAAAGCGACGGTTCGATTGCGCTGTATCGCCCGGCGGTGGGCGTGCTGCTCAACGTCAGCCTCGACCACAAGAGCATGGAAGAGCTGCGCCAGCTGTTCGGCGACTATCTCTCGCGCAGCCGGATCTCGGTCATCAATGCCGACGACGCCGAAGCGCTTGCCCTCCTGCCCCAAGCGAAGGAAACGATCACCTTCGGTGTCGAGCAGGAAAAGGCGCAGATCGGCATCATGCCCGGCAGTATCGCGGAAGGGCCGGTGCGCCAGGCTGCGATGGTCGTCGACCGGCATGACGCAAGCCAGCACGCCCTGCGCCTCAATATGCCCGGGCGGCACAATCTCTCGAATGCGCTCGCCGCCATTGCGGGTGCGGCTGCGGCAGGCGTGCCCGTATCGGCGTCGGTGGAAGCGCTGGCCTCTTTCGAGGGGCTCGCACGCCGCTTCGATATCGTGGGCACAAACCACGCCGCCATAACCGTCATCGACGACTTCGGACACAATCCGGAGAAATGCGGTGCGACCCTGCGCACATTGCGCTCCCATCCCGGCCGCGTGCTCGCCTTCTTCCAGCCGCACGGTTACGGTCCCCTTCGCCAGATGGGTACCGAGCTGGCAGAGGTATTTGCCAGCGAACTCGCCGAAGAAGACATCGTGCTGATGTGCGATCCGGTCTATTTCGGAGGCACCGTCGATCGCAGCGAAGGCAGCGAACGGATCGTGCGCCTGATCGAAGATGCCGGGCAGGCCGCGGAATACATCCCGGAGCGCAAGTCGATCGAGGACCGGCTCGTCAACCTGGCCCGCCCCGGTGATAGGATCGTCATCATGGGCGCTCGCGACGATACGCTGTCCGAATTCGCGCGCAGGCTGTTCTCGCGACTAGCCTGA
- a CDS encoding LD-carboxypeptidase yields MIPRVHRPIRKVAVCAPATPLKREYAEAVTALAAKDFPEIELYFHDQCFVEEGHFAGSDKVRLDALLECANAPEFDAVWFAKGGYGSNRIATDFLGKASAEAGRKTYLGYSDCGTLLGGLYRARIGHPVHAPMPVDIKRDGGDEAVRRVLGWMGGDAEGLEQGLTGRPAAAFNLYTLAMLVGTRLMPALDGHELLIEEVGEYEYAIDRLMFHLVEHLHDVAGIRLGEVTAVPENDRPFGADAEQIVQYWCEKSGITYLGRAAIGHSSANRIVPFGLEA; encoded by the coding sequence ATGATCCCACGCGTGCACCGACCCATCCGAAAAGTAGCCGTTTGCGCACCTGCCACGCCGCTCAAGCGCGAATATGCAGAGGCCGTCACAGCTCTCGCTGCGAAAGATTTTCCCGAAATCGAGCTGTATTTCCACGACCAATGCTTCGTGGAGGAGGGGCACTTTGCCGGGTCGGACAAGGTGCGGCTCGATGCCCTGCTCGAATGCGCCAATGCGCCGGAATTCGATGCCGTGTGGTTTGCCAAGGGTGGCTATGGCTCCAATCGGATCGCAACCGATTTCCTTGGCAAGGCGTCGGCCGAGGCGGGCCGGAAAACCTATCTTGGATATTCCGATTGCGGCACGCTTCTCGGCGGTCTCTACCGCGCCCGTATCGGCCATCCCGTCCACGCGCCCATGCCGGTCGATATCAAGCGCGATGGCGGAGACGAGGCGGTCCGCCGCGTTCTTGGCTGGATGGGCGGCGATGCAGAAGGGCTGGAGCAGGGGCTGACGGGCAGGCCGGCGGCCGCATTCAATCTCTATACGCTCGCCATGCTGGTCGGCACGCGGCTAATGCCCGCGCTCGACGGTCACGAGCTCCTGATCGAGGAAGTCGGCGAATACGAATATGCCATCGACCGGCTAATGTTCCACCTCGTGGAGCATTTGCACGATGTCGCCGGCATCCGGCTGGGCGAGGTGACCGCAGTGCCGGAAAACGACCGACCCTTCGGGGCCGACGCCGAACAGATCGTGCAATATTGGTGCGAGAAGAGCGGCATTACCTACCTCGGCCGCGCCGCCATCGGACATAGCTCTGCCAACAGGATCGTGCCCTTCGGTCTTGAGGCTTGA
- the fabG gene encoding 3-oxoacyl-[acyl-carrier-protein] reductase has protein sequence MFSLEGKTALVTGASGGIGSSIAYALARQGARLALSGSNGDKLRAFREQLNADTGGDHVEITCNLSDTTQVEELIPATVDTLGSMNILVNNAGITRDNLAMRMKDEEWDEVIRINLEASFRLMRASARPMMKAKGGRIISITSVVGHTGNPGQMNYVAAKAGLTGMSKSLAQELASRNITVNCVAPGFIRTAMTDALNDDQKAAINSRIPMGRMGEGDEIGAAVAYLASDEAAYVTGQTIHVNGGMAMQG, from the coding sequence ATGTTCAGCCTCGAAGGTAAAACCGCTCTCGTAACCGGCGCCAGCGGCGGTATCGGCAGTTCGATCGCCTATGCGCTGGCGCGCCAGGGTGCGCGCCTGGCGCTTTCGGGTTCCAATGGCGACAAGCTGCGTGCCTTCCGCGAACAGCTGAATGCGGACACCGGCGGCGACCATGTCGAGATCACCTGCAACCTGTCCGATACGACGCAGGTCGAGGAACTGATCCCGGCCACCGTCGACACGCTCGGCAGCATGAACATCCTCGTCAACAACGCAGGGATCACGCGTGACAATCTCGCGATGCGCATGAAGGACGAGGAATGGGACGAGGTGATCCGCATCAACCTCGAGGCCAGCTTCCGCCTCATGCGCGCCAGCGCGCGCCCGATGATGAAGGCCAAGGGTGGCCGCATCATCTCGATCACCAGCGTCGTCGGCCACACCGGCAATCCGGGCCAGATGAACTATGTTGCGGCCAAGGCAGGCCTCACCGGCATGTCGAAGAGCCTCGCGCAGGAACTCGCCAGCCGCAATATCACCGTAAACTGCGTCGCTCCGGGCTTCATCCGCACCGCGATGACCGATGCGCTGAACGACGACCAGAAGGCCGCGATCAACAGCCGCATCCCGATGGGCCGCATGGGCGAGGGCGACGAGATCGGCGCTGCCGTTGCCTATCTCGCCAGCGACGAGGCCGCTTACGTCACGGGGCAGACGATCCACGTGAATGGCGGCATGGCGATGCAGGGGTAA